A genomic window from Bos javanicus breed banteng chromosome 13, ARS-OSU_banteng_1.0, whole genome shotgun sequence includes:
- the WAC gene encoding WW domain-containing adapter protein with coiled-coil isoform X4 has protein sequence MRDAADPSPPNKMLRRSDSPENKYSDSTGHSKAKNVHIHRVRERDGGTSYSPQENSHNHSALHSSNSHSSNPSNNPSKTSDAPYDSADDWSEHISSSGKKYYYNCRTEVSQWEKPKEWLEREQRQKEANKMAVNSFPKDRDYRREVMQATATSGFASGMEDKHSSDASSLLPQNILSQTSRHNDRDYRLPRAETHSSSTPVQHPIKPVVHPTATPSTVPSSPFTLQSDHQPKKSFDANGASTLSKLPTPTSSVPAQRTERKESTSGDKAVSHSCTTPSTSSASGLNPTSAPPASASAIPVSPVPQSPIPPLLQDPNLLRQLLPALQATLQLNNSNVDISKINEVLTAAVTQASLQSIIHKFLTAGPSAFNITSLISQAAQLSTQAQPSNQSPMSLTSDASSPRSYVSPRISTPQTNTVPIKPLISTPPVSSQPKVSTPVVKQGPVSQSATQQPVTADKQQGHEPVSPRSLQRSNSQRSPSPGPNHTSSSNASNTAVVPQNSSARPPCSLTPTLAAHFNENLIKHVQGWPADHAEKQASRLREEAHNMGSVHMSEICTELKNLRSLVRVCEIQATLREQRILFLRQQIKELEKLKNQNSFMV, from the exons ggacCAGTTACTCTCCCCAAGAAAATTCACACAACCACAGTGCTCTTCATAGTTCAAATTCACATTCTTCTAATCCAAGCAATAATCCAAGCAAAACTTCAGATGCA ccttaTGATTCTGCAGATGACTGGTCTGAGCATATTAGCTCTTCTGGGAAAAAATACTACTATAATTGTCGAACAGAAGTTTCACAATGGGAAAAACCAAAAGAGTGGCTTGAAAG agaacagagacaaaaagaagcaaacaagATGGCAGTTAATAGCTTCCCAAAAGATAGAGATTACAGAAGAGAGGTGATGCAAGCAACAGCCACTAGTGGGTTTGCCAGTGGAA TGGAAGACAAGCATTCCAGTGATGCCAGTAGTTTGCTCCCACAGAATATTTTGTCTCAGACAAGCAGACACAATGACAGAGACTACAGACTGCCAAGAGCAGAGACTCACAGTAGTTCTACGCCAGTACAGCACCCCATCAAACCAGTGGTTCATCCAACTGCTACCCCAAGCACTGTTCCTTCTAGTCCATTTACGCTACAGTCTGATCACCAGCCAAAGAAATCATTTGATGCTAATGGAGCATCTACTTTATCAAAACTGCCTACACCCACATCTTCTGTCCCTGctcagagaacagaaagaaaag aaTCTACATCAGGAGACAAGGCTGTATCACACTCTTGCACAACTCCTTCCACATCTTCAGCCTCTGGACTGAACCCCACGTCTGCACCTCCAGCATCCGCTTCAGCAATTCCTGTCTCTCCTGTTCCACAGTCACCAATACCTCCATTACTTCAGGACCCAAATCTGCTTAGACAGTTGCTTCCTGCTTTGCAAGCCACGCTGCAACTTAATAATTCTAATGTGGACATATCCAAAATAAATGAAG TTCTTACAGCAGCTGTGACACAAGCCTCATTGCAGTCTATAATTCACAAATTTCTTACTGCTGGACCATCTGCTTTCAACATAACTTCTCTGATTTCTCAAGCTGCTCAGCTCTCCACACAag CCCAACCATCCAATCAGTCTCCAATGTCTTTAACGTCTGACGCATCATCCCCACGATCGTATGTGTCTCCAAGGATAAGCACACCCCAGACAAACACAGTCCCCATCAAACCTTTGATCAGTACTCCTCCTGTTTCATCACAGCCAAAG GTTAGTACTCCAGTAGTTAAGCAAGGACCAGTTTCACAGTCGGCCACACAGCAGCCTGTAACTGCTGACAAGCAGCAAGGTCATGAACCTGTCTCTCCTCGAAGTCTTCAGCGCTCAAA CAGCCAGAGAAGTCCGTCACCTGGTCCAAATCACACGTCTAGTAGTAACGCATCAAATACAGCAGTTGTACCACAGAACTCCTCTGCCCGACCTCCGTGTTCACTAACACCGACGCTCGCAGCACACTTCAATGAAAATCTCATCAAGCACGTTCAAGGATGGCCTGCAGATCATGCGGAGAAGCAG gCATCAAGATTGCGAGAAGAAGCCCATAACATGGGAAGCGTTCATATGTCAGAAATTTGtactgaattaaaaaatttaagatctTTAGTCCGAGTATGTGAAATTCAAGCAACTTTGCGAGAGCAAAG gatACTATTTTTGAGACAACAAATTAAGGAACTCGAAAAGCTAAAAAATCAGAATTCCTTCATGGTGTGA